Below is a genomic region from Candidatus Binatia bacterium.
GGCAACGGCGTCGCCTCCGGTGGAGCGGACGTCACCGGAAATGATCCGACCGACACCAGTCTTGCGATCACGCCGTCGTTCGTCTCCGACTGGATCGCCCATCTGACCAGCAAGTACGGCAGCGCCTCCGGCGGCGGCGTCGCCTTTTACGATCTCGACAACGAGCCGATGCTGTGGAACTCCACGCACCGGGACGCGCACCCGTCGCCGACGAGCTACGACGAGATGCGCGACCGCACCTGGCAGTACGCTGCCGCCATCAAGCAGGCCGATGCCGGCGCGAAGACTCTCGGACCGGCGGAATGGGGCTGGACCGGGTACTTCTGGTCCGCCCTGGACGAGGCCGCCGGCGGCGACTGGTGGAACCATCCTGCCGATCGCAATGCCCACGGCGGAACGGAGTTCGTCGCGTGGTACCTGCAGCAGATGAAAGCGTACGACGATGCGCACGCTACGCGCATCCTCGACTACCTCGACCTGCACTTCTATCCGCAGGAGTCCGGCGTTTCGCTGTCACCGGCCGGCGGCAGCTCGACGCAGGCATTGCGCCTGCGCTCGACGCGCTCGCTGTGGGACCCCACCTACACCGACGAAAGCTGGATCGGCGATACGATCCGCATGATCCCGCGCATGAAAGACTGGGTGAACGCGAACTACCCCGGCACCAAGATCGCGATCAGCGAATACAACTGGGGCGCGCTCAATCACGTCAACGGCGCGGTTGCCGAGGCGGACGTGCTCGGCATCTTCGGCCGCGAGGGCCTCGACCTGGCGACACTGTGGGATCCGCCGACTTCGACGCAGCCCGGCGCCTATGCATTCCGCATGTACCGCAACTACGACGGCGCGGGTTCGCAGTTCGGTGACACGCACGTCGATGCGGCCAGTGCCGACCAGTCGAAGCTGTCGATCTACGCATCGCTGCGCACGGGCGACGGCGCGCTGACGATCATGGTGGTCAACAAGGACACCGCGTCGCTCGACACGTCGATCGTGCTGTCCGGCTATTCGGGAGCAACGACGGCGAAATGGTACCTCTACAGCGGCGCAAATTTGACGAAGATCGTGCCGCAGGGCGATCTTCCGATTGCGTCCAATGCCATTGCCGCGACCTTCCCGGCAGCATCGATCAGCCTACTCGTTCTCGGTGGCGCACCGAGTGGCGGCGGCAGCAACTGCGCGAGCACACCTCGCAACGACTGCGACTCGGCGTCCGCTCGTGGGTCCAAGCTCAAGCTGCGCTGGGACAGCCTGGCCGGCAAAGGCGGCATGGTGTGGAAATGGGCCGGGGGCGCCACACCGGCGTTCGGGAATCCGACCGCGGGCGACGCGTACGACGTGTGCCTCTACGCTGGCGCCGCACTTCAGAGCGACGCGGCGTTGCCTTCGTCGGCAAGCTGCGGACTGGCTTCGTGCTGGACGACGCGATCGAGCGGCTACGTGTACAAGAATCCGACGCTCGCGCCCGACGGCATCAGCAAGGCGCTGCTCGCAACCGGAAGCTCCTCTCGCGTGTCGATCAAAGCCGGCGGCACGAGCATGCCGGATCCCGGCCTGCCGCTCACGGTACCGGTCGTGCTGCAACTGGTGCGCAGCGATGGCAGCGCGTGCTGGGCAGCAACGTACTCGTCGGCGGCAGCTTCCACCGGCGTGTCGTTCGCCGCGACGTCTGACTGAGAGGCAGCGCTTCCTCACCGTAACGCGGCCGCGTCCGCTGTCGCCTGCACGCGATTGACTACACCGGTCGTCGCCGCCGATAGCGATACTCCCCACTTTCTACTTCCCGCCCCTGTCGAAGCGGCGACGTCTCTCGTCCACCACTTCCTCAAGAAGCGGCCACGCCTGACCGATGTGAAATTGCACAAAGCCATCGCGCGGCTCTTGAGTCACGGCGGGCGTCCGGGCAAATTTCGTGGATTCCCGAATGCGCGACGGCGTCGGAGTCGCGCGGCGTTCGTCCCCAAACCAACGAATCCGGCGAAAGGAAACCGTGAAGAGATCTGCAGGAAGCATCCTCCTCGGCATTCTAGTGGCAGCGGCCGCAGCAGCGGCAACTCCGGCCAGCGCCTACACCGTTCCGTACGGCGGCTCGGCAATGTCGTCGGCAATTTCGAACGAGGCGTTCACGCCGCAGTCCATCGTCGGCGCGAACAACGGCTGCAAGCCGACGGCGGCCCATCCCTATCCAGTGGTTCTCGTGCATGCGACGTTCGCCGACGAGGGCTCGAACTGGGTCACGCTCGCACCGCTGCTGGCCAACAACGGCTACTGCGTCTACGCGTTCAACTACGGCGCGACCTGGCTCTCGCAGTGCGACTTCATCTTCGGATGCCGCGTCGATGCGCTGGATTCGATCAAGACCTCGGCCGGCCAGCTCGGCTCGTTCATCAGCTCGGTGCTCTCGAAGACCGGCGCCACCAAGGTTGACCTGGTCGGACACTCCCAGGGCGGAATGATGCCGCACTACTACACCAAGGTGCTCGGTGGAGCGGCGAAGGTGCACAATTTCGTCGCGCTGTCGCCGAGCAACCACGGCACGACGCTCGACGGGCTGACCACGTTCGTCAACAAGTTCCCGTTCTGGGCGAACCTGACGATGGACCTGATCGCCGTCATCGGCGCTCCGTCGCTCACCGACCAGGAGGTGGGCTCGGCGTTCATCAAGACGCTGTTCGGCTCCGGCGATCCGGTGATGACCGGCATCAACTACACGGTGATCCAGACCAAGAACGACGAGGTGGTCACGCCGTATACGAACGCGTTCCTCACCGGCTCGACCGTCAAGAACATCCTGATCCAGAACCAGTGCCCGAACGATCCGGTGGCGCACATCGGCATGTTCGACGATTCGCCGGCAATGCAGAACGTGCTCAACGCGCTCAGCTCCAGCCCGAATCCGAACTTCACGGCGACCTGCACGAACTACGGTCCGCCGCTGTAGACGTTTCGCAAGCTGCCGGTTACGTCGGCTCGCCGTCGGCGGGCTGGATTTCGAAGGAGAGCCCCGGTCCCGGCAACGTCGGGCCGGGGTTCTCGACGTTTTCGAGTTCCCCGCCCGCATTCGCAGTTTCCGGCCACGCGCCATCCGCGGCGCTTGCGGTCGCAAACATCTCCATCTGCAGCAGATCGAGGCCGAGTGCGCGCCGCACCGGTCCGAACGAGCGCCGGTGGATCGCGCAAACCCCGAGCCGGACGAGCGCAGCGTAGTGCTCCGGCACGGGGTAGCCCTTGTGGCGCGCAAACCCGTAGCCGGGATACTCGACGTCGAGGTCGATCATGATCGCGTCGCGCGCAGTCTTGGCCAGGATGCTCGCCGCCGCGATGGAGAAGCTCAACGTATCGCCGCGGACGATCGATTTCTGCGGGATCGCGATCTCCCGAAGTTTGCGCGCGTCGATGAACAGGTGCTCTGGCACGACCGGGAGCGCTTCGACCGCGCGCTTCATCGCGAGCAGTCCGGCACGGTAGATGTTGATGCGGTCGATTTCTTCCGGCGAAACGATGCCGATTCCGAATGCGACGGCGTTGGCCTTGATGAGGACGGCAAGCCGCGCGCGCTCGTCGGGTCCGAGCTTCTTCGAATCGTCGACGCCGGTTTCCCGCCAGCCGACCGGAAGGATCACCGCGCCCGCGACCACCGGGCCGGCCAGCGGCGACATGCCGGCTTCGTCGATGCCGGCGATGCGCGTGACGCCCGTCTGCCAGACTTCCTGCTCGAAGCGGAAGAGGTGGCGAAGGCGCTGGCCCTCGGCGCGGTTGGCACGGCGGCGCTTCTCGACCGCTGCGAGAATCGCTTTGGCCGCCGCCCGTCCGTCAGCCTGCAGCGCCGCCTCGACGTCCTGCGGAAGCGGCCGCGCTTGGTCGACGTATCGGCGGCGCAGGTCGGCAAGCGGAAGCTTTTCACCGGGGGGCATCGTCGGCATGCGACGCTATCCCGTCGCAGCGCTCAAGAGAAAGAATCGGCTGTGGCAAGAAGCGCCCACGGCCAAACGCCGCGGATTCGCTCGCTTCGCGCGCAAAGCGATATCTCTTCGACTCGAAGCGTCACGAGCGGGTTGGCGCCGGGCATTGTCTCGGCGTTGCCCCGATGCGACTGTCGCTGCGATTCGGCCGTCGACGCACGCGGCGCGCCGGGCGCGGGGGGCGGGCGGGACACATGCAGATGGGGATTCCCGAACTACCGATCGACATCGAAGAGGTTTCTCGTGAGGACGACGACTACTCTTGCAACGACAATGCTTCTGGCCGCGGCTCTTCGAAGCGGAGCAGCCTACGCGTCCGACCCTTCACTCGCCTGTGAGGCGGGCAAGCTCAAGGCCACTGCATCGTACTCCGCGTGCCGGCTGAAGGCGGACGCGACTGCGGCACTGAAATCGCAAACGCCCGACGTCAGCAAGTGCGACGGGAAGTTCGGCGCCAAATTTCCCGCTGCCGAAGCGAAGGCCGGCCCGATGGTATGCCCGAGCGAAGGCGACGCGACTCCGGTCCGGACGTTTGTCACGTCCTGCGACGACGCACTCGCCACAGCATTGGCCGGCGGGACGCTTCCCGAAGACGTCTCTGCCTGCAACGCCGATCTTGCCACCTGCCAGGCCCAGGTGGGGCGCTTCTGCGGCAACGGCACGGTGGATACGGGCGAAGAGTGCGACGGCGCCGATCTCGCCGGCAAGACCTGCGCCAGCTTCGGTGCCACCGATGTTACCGGTCTTTCGTGCACGAGCGGCTGCACGCTGGACTTGGGCGGATGCTCGTACAGCACGGTGCCGTCGCGGTTCCACGACAACGGCGACCTCACGGCAACCGACCTGTGGACGGGCAGGACGTGGGAACAGAAGACGGGCACACCCGGCTCTTTCGTCGACTGCAACATGGCGGGAACGTGCACCGATCCTCACGACGTCAACAACGACTACCACTGGACGTCGTCGGGCTCGGCGCTCGACGGCGCGGTGAGGACGAACTTCCTCGACATCCTCAATGACGTGGCCGGCGGTGGAGCGCACTGCTTCGCAGGACACTGCGACTGGCGGCTGCCGACGGTGCTCGAGCTGAAGGGCATCGTGCTCGAACCGGAGGCAGTGGGCACGTGCAGCACCTCTCCGTGCATCGACCCGACTTTCCCCGGCCAGACCGGCGTGGGCGGCTACTGGACGGAAACGTCGTGGAGCGACGACACCGCACAAGCGTACTATGTGCGATTCGATTCCGGCGGCGGGATTTTCCCGGCATCCAAGCTGGCGAACCGGTACGCACGGGCGATTCGCGCGGGACTGTAACGCGCGCCCGGCGTCGGCTCCGGTCGCGCATCAGCGATCAGACAGCAGCGCTCGCTCGCTTGCAGCCCGGGCGCCTGCCGCGAGTTGCGGCAGAACGCCGCGGCTATCCTAGCTTCACTTCGCCCGCGATCTCGTAAGCCTTGATGCTGAGTCCCTTCGGCCGGATTGCGCCCATCGCCTTGTTGAACTCGGCCATGTGCGGCGACGCCATGTGGGCCTGGATGTCTTCGATCGAGCGCCAGCGCTCGATGACGCGGATCTTGGACGGATCGCAGACGTCGACCGAGAACGCGTAGGTCTCGCAGCCTTCCTCTGCGCGCGTCGCGTTTTCCATTTTCGCGACTGCGTCCCTGACCTTGTCGGCGGCTCCGGCCTCGACGTCCACTTCGACGGCAACGATGATCATGCGGGGTCCTCCATCGCGGGGTCAGGCATCAGTGCGCAACCAGCGGGCACCAGGCCCCAAGTTACGCGCTGGTGCCTGACCCCATGCGCAAGCGGCCGGGAGAAAGCCACACTTCCGTTACCGACGCCACCGCACGGTGGCGCCGGTCCATTTCGGGAACCTCGAGGGACGGCTCAGCGGATCGATGCGTAACGGTCGGCTTCGTGCGGCCGGCACTGCAGCGAGTCGCCGGCATAGGAGGAACGCAGATCGGAGGCATCCGCCTCCACTTTGGGCGGCGCCGCGGTCTCTTCGCGAGGGACGGCCACCAGCACCTCGTCAGTGCGCGCTGCCTTGGCGCAGCGCGGATCCTCCATGCGGATCGCAACGTGGTACATGCGCCCGTCGCCGGCCTGGTCGCGCTCGCTGCGCAGATCCACGGAGGCGGAAGCTCGCGCGTTGCTGCAGTTGGTCGCGTCTGCCACATCGACTCCGCGCCGGTCCGTGGCCAGCGCCTCGTCCTGGCGCACGTCGGTGATCGTCACCTTGCACGCAGTGTCGCGCGCATCGAGCGCCGAGATGTGGATGGTACGGAATCCGCGATCGGGCGGCCACAGCGTCGCGTCGGCCCAGCCGTCGAGCCGTGTGCGGACGCCGTCGGCTGAGGCCGGGATCGCCATCGTCGTGCAGGTGTTCGAACACTGACCAGCTTTTGCGCCGCCGCTTCGGGCCAC
It encodes:
- a CDS encoding DUF1566 domain-containing protein; this translates as MRTTTTLATTMLLAAALRSGAAYASDPSLACEAGKLKATASYSACRLKADATAALKSQTPDVSKCDGKFGAKFPAAEAKAGPMVCPSEGDATPVRTFVTSCDDALATALAGGTLPEDVSACNADLATCQAQVGRFCGNGTVDTGEECDGADLAGKTCASFGATDVTGLSCTSGCTLDLGGCSYSTVPSRFHDNGDLTATDLWTGRTWEQKTGTPGSFVDCNMAGTCTDPHDVNNDYHWTSSGSALDGAVRTNFLDILNDVAGGGAHCFAGHCDWRLPTVLELKGIVLEPEAVGTCSTSPCIDPTFPGQTGVGGYWTETSWSDDTAQAYYVRFDSGGGIFPASKLANRYARAIRAGL
- a CDS encoding alpha/beta fold hydrolase; translated protein: MKRSAGSILLGILVAAAAAAATPASAYTVPYGGSAMSSAISNEAFTPQSIVGANNGCKPTAAHPYPVVLVHATFADEGSNWVTLAPLLANNGYCVYAFNYGATWLSQCDFIFGCRVDALDSIKTSAGQLGSFISSVLSKTGATKVDLVGHSQGGMMPHYYTKVLGGAAKVHNFVALSPSNHGTTLDGLTTFVNKFPFWANLTMDLIAVIGAPSLTDQEVGSAFIKTLFGSGDPVMTGINYTVIQTKNDEVVTPYTNAFLTGSTVKNILIQNQCPNDPVAHIGMFDDSPAMQNVLNALSSSPNPNFTATCTNYGPPL
- a CDS encoding glycoside hydrolase family 44 protein, which translates into the protein MASAVAAAADVIVYDDALQNGFDDSWSWGSQTHNVSSASPVHSGSDATLTTFTGGWSGLQVGNAAGVDVSADDTLRFFIHGGASGGQNILVRVGNNDAYVEVPVTPVANTWTQVDVPITDLGSPRSVTFVYWFNNTAGAQPSFSVDDVRFVNTGVPPPPPGSGPALTVNAASGQRAIDPDIYGMNFADEALASELALPVRRWGGNSTTRYNWQLDTSNHAFDWYFENIPNDNAHPELLPDGSETDNFVEQDRRTSTHTLLTMPLIGWTPKTRAYACGFSVAKYGAQQSVDPYRNDCGNGVASGGADVTGNDPTDTSLAITPSFVSDWIAHLTSKYGSASGGGVAFYDLDNEPMLWNSTHRDAHPSPTSYDEMRDRTWQYAAAIKQADAGAKTLGPAEWGWTGYFWSALDEAAGGDWWNHPADRNAHGGTEFVAWYLQQMKAYDDAHATRILDYLDLHFYPQESGVSLSPAGGSSTQALRLRSTRSLWDPTYTDESWIGDTIRMIPRMKDWVNANYPGTKIAISEYNWGALNHVNGAVAEADVLGIFGREGLDLATLWDPPTSTQPGAYAFRMYRNYDGAGSQFGDTHVDAASADQSKLSIYASLRTGDGALTIMVVNKDTASLDTSIVLSGYSGATTAKWYLYSGANLTKIVPQGDLPIASNAIAATFPAASISLLVLGGAPSGGGSNCASTPRNDCDSASARGSKLKLRWDSLAGKGGMVWKWAGGATPAFGNPTAGDAYDVCLYAGAALQSDAALPSSASCGLASCWTTRSSGYVYKNPTLAPDGISKALLATGSSSRVSIKAGGTSMPDPGLPLTVPVVLQLVRSDGSACWAATYSSAAASTGVSFAATSD
- a CDS encoding putative quinol monooxygenase; translated protein: MIIVAVEVDVEAGAADKVRDAVAKMENATRAEEGCETYAFSVDVCDPSKIRVIERWRSIEDIQAHMASPHMAEFNKAMGAIRPKGLSIKAYEIAGEVKLG
- a CDS encoding ribonuclease HII, which produces MPPGEKLPLADLRRRYVDQARPLPQDVEAALQADGRAAAKAILAAVEKRRRANRAEGQRLRHLFRFEQEVWQTGVTRIAGIDEAGMSPLAGPVVAGAVILPVGWRETGVDDSKKLGPDERARLAVLIKANAVAFGIGIVSPEEIDRINIYRAGLLAMKRAVEALPVVPEHLFIDARKLREIAIPQKSIVRGDTLSFSIAAASILAKTARDAIMIDLDVEYPGYGFARHKGYPVPEHYAALVRLGVCAIHRRSFGPVRRALGLDLLQMEMFATASAADGAWPETANAGGELENVENPGPTLPGPGLSFEIQPADGEPT